CCAAAGAAGATTGCCGAAATACAAAAATATATTCCTGCGCACAGAATACGACTGCTAACAAACCATAAACAAAAAAGACCATCGAATAATCGACAGTCTTTTTATTCTTCGGACAACAGCCATTCTACCGATACATTCAATACCTTAGCAATTGCCAGCAATTCAAAATCCGCAACAAAACGTGTTCCGATCTCGATTCTGCTGATACTGTCACGTTCTATCGTAACACCGGCAACCTGCAACTGTGCTGCAAAAT
The sequence above is a segment of the Selenomonadales bacterium genome. Coding sequences within it:
- a CDS encoding helix-turn-helix transcriptional regulator, with product MKIYDYQGKKNISGERIREARLKRRLTQADFAAQLQVAGVTIERDSISRIEIGTRFVADFELLAIAKVLNVSVEWLLSEE